A region of Clostridium acetobutylicum ATCC 824 DNA encodes the following proteins:
- the pfkA gene encoding 6-phosphofructokinase: MKTIAVLTSGGDAPGMNAAIRAVVRTAIEKGINVKGIQRGYSGLINGEIFDMNRHSVSDIIQRGGTILRTARCPEFLKEEVRQKAANVLRVFGIDGLVVIGGNGSFMGAQKLSKLGVKTVGLPGTIDNDLPYTDYTIGFDTTLNTVLDAINKLRDTSTSHERVSIIEVMGRDCGDIALFSGIAGGAESVIIPEIGYDFNELCKNILEGKLRGKMHNLIILAEGVGGAAELAKKVEEVTGIETRSTILGHIQRGGSPSAFDRMLASRMGVKAVEVLMEGKTSRVIGIKEGKIMDQDIDEALAVPRSFNKELYDIANMLSK, translated from the coding sequence ATGAAAACAATAGCTGTTTTAACGAGTGGTGGAGATGCACCAGGTATGAATGCTGCTATAAGAGCGGTAGTAAGAACTGCCATTGAAAAGGGTATTAATGTTAAGGGCATACAAAGAGGGTACAGTGGCCTTATAAATGGCGAAATATTTGATATGAATAGACACAGCGTATCAGATATAATACAACGAGGAGGCACTATTTTAAGAACAGCACGTTGTCCAGAATTTCTTAAAGAAGAAGTTAGACAAAAGGCAGCAAATGTTTTAAGGGTTTTTGGTATAGATGGTCTCGTTGTAATAGGTGGAAATGGTTCTTTTATGGGAGCACAAAAGCTTTCTAAGCTTGGAGTAAAGACGGTTGGACTTCCGGGAACAATCGATAATGATCTTCCATATACAGATTACACCATAGGTTTTGATACTACACTTAATACTGTATTAGACGCAATTAATAAACTTAGAGATACTTCTACTTCTCATGAAAGAGTAAGTATAATCGAGGTTATGGGAAGAGATTGCGGTGATATAGCTCTGTTTTCTGGAATAGCTGGAGGAGCAGAAAGTGTAATAATACCTGAAATTGGTTATGATTTTAATGAGCTTTGTAAAAACATCTTAGAAGGAAAATTAAGAGGAAAAATGCATAATCTTATAATACTTGCAGAAGGTGTTGGAGGAGCAGCTGAGCTTGCAAAAAAAGTTGAAGAAGTTACTGGTATAGAAACCAGATCCACAATACTTGGTCATATTCAAAGAGGAGGAAGTCCATCAGCCTTTGATAGAATGCTTGCATCTAGAATGGGAGTAAAGGCTGTAGAAGTCTTAATGGAAGGAAAAACCTCTAGAGTTATAGGTATTAAAGAAGGAAAAATAATGGATCAAGATATTGATGAGGCTTTAGCAGTTCCAAGAAGTTTTAATAAAGAGTTATATGATATAGCAAATATGCTTTCAAAATAG
- a CDS encoding DUF1540 domain-containing protein: MATKLMCSAGTCVNNISGLCTAKTINVHGIKARSSIDTECETFAEKGIKNALSNLVNMNIPGEIRQVFSRNSIEMSPEIQCQAINCSYNHNKLCAARNVQIYGPGAITSEGTECETFTSKS; this comes from the coding sequence ATGGCAACAAAATTGATGTGCAGCGCAGGTACATGTGTTAATAATATTAGTGGATTGTGTACAGCGAAAACTATTAATGTGCATGGTATAAAGGCTAGATCATCTATTGATACGGAATGTGAAACTTTTGCAGAAAAAGGAATTAAAAATGCTCTTTCAAATTTAGTTAATATGAATATTCCAGGAGAAATACGACAGGTATTTAGCAGAAATTCAATAGAAATGAGTCCTGAAATACAATGTCAGGCTATAAATTGCTCATATAATCATAATAAACTATGTGCAGCAAGGAATGTACAAATTTACGGACCAGGAGCTATTACAAGTGAAGGTACTGAATGCGAGACTTTCACATCAAAAAGCTAA
- a CDS encoding DNA polymerase III subunit alpha, with the protein MITLEAEFKDFVHLHVHTEYSLLDGSGKVKKLVERAKELGMKSIAITDHGAMYGCVEFYKAAKEVGIKPIIGCEIYVAGKSMHIKHPDAENETYHLVLLVKNEIGYKNLMEIVSTASIEGFYYKPRVDHEYLMSHSEGLIASSACFGGEVQSYILKDNLEKAKKAALFYKETFKDGFYLELQYHALKDDMKVNDTLVNMSKELDIPLIATNDVHYINKEDSIAHDILLCIQTGKTIDEENRMRYAPEQFYLKSQEEMYEQFSYVKEALLNTSKIADECNFEYKFHESKLPNFPLPEGEDHYEYLKKLCYEGLNERYNPITDTIKERLEYELGIIKEMGYVDYFLIVWDFIKFARENGVPTGPGRGSAAGSIVAYTLGITKIDPIKYSLIFERFLNPDRVSMPDIDSDFCYENRQKVIDYVVEKYGKDCVSQIVTFGTMAARLCIRDVGRAMNYSYGEVDKIAKMIPNVLNINIDKALEMNPELKAIYDDDDRIKDLIDISRKLEGLPRHTSTHAAGVVISSQPLVNYVPLLKNEESIVAQFTMGILEELGLLKMDFLGLRTLTVINDTIKMVKQNRNIDIDIDDIDFDDYGVYKMIGEGKTVGVFQLESAGMTSFMKELKPDSLEDIIAGISLYRPGPMNEIPRYIRNKNNPEEIKYVTPELKHILDVTYGCIIYQEQVMQIVRDLAGYSMGRSDLVRRAMSKKKHHVMEEERHNFIHGVVDENGNVEVPGCIKNGISEKIANEIFDSMMDFASYAFNKSHAAAYAVVAYETAYLIHYYPAEYLAAMLNSVMGNSEKVAFYIRCAEELKIQVLPPDINGSYSRFTVKEDTIRFGLAAIKNVGFNVIESIVRARNEKGNFISFTDFCNKIDTSEVNKRAVESIIKSGGFDTLGVYRSKLLAVFEKIMDGISGQRKKNIKGQMNLFTDFVQDDYEEVEIQYPDIKEFDKKYLLAMEKEMTGLYLSGHPLEDYEETLKNMTSIKISDIVAPQSLEDNDGVKLDENTDVQDGTRVIIGGIVTSVTKKVTRSNTMMAFIKLEDMYAAIEVVIFPKILEKNASYINEDEMVIIKGRINKREDEQPKVICEEISPIIKNTEKIYVLVEDDTAVKTSLKEIRKMLLLYNGDTPIYMCTKKDRKKFLIDKALWVQKEVEVIKFLTDKFGENNVKVI; encoded by the coding sequence ATGATTACATTGGAGGCTGAATTTAAAGATTTTGTTCATCTTCATGTCCATACCGAATACAGTCTCCTTGATGGTTCTGGTAAGGTCAAGAAATTAGTTGAACGAGCTAAAGAGCTTGGCATGAAGAGTATTGCAATAACAGATCACGGTGCAATGTATGGATGTGTAGAGTTTTATAAGGCAGCAAAGGAAGTTGGTATAAAACCTATAATCGGATGTGAAATCTATGTAGCAGGAAAATCTATGCATATAAAACATCCTGATGCTGAAAATGAAACATATCATCTAGTTTTACTAGTGAAAAATGAGATTGGATATAAGAACTTAATGGAAATAGTTTCAACAGCTTCAATAGAGGGCTTTTACTATAAGCCTAGAGTTGATCATGAATATCTAATGAGTCATAGTGAAGGACTTATAGCTTCAAGCGCATGTTTTGGAGGAGAGGTTCAATCTTATATATTAAAAGATAATCTTGAGAAGGCAAAGAAAGCTGCACTTTTTTATAAAGAAACCTTTAAGGATGGCTTTTATTTAGAGTTGCAATATCATGCACTTAAGGATGATATGAAGGTTAATGATACCTTGGTAAATATGTCTAAAGAACTTGATATACCGCTTATAGCGACTAACGATGTTCATTACATAAATAAAGAGGACTCTATTGCACATGATATACTTCTTTGTATACAGACAGGTAAGACTATCGATGAAGAAAATAGAATGAGGTATGCTCCTGAGCAATTTTATCTTAAAAGTCAAGAAGAAATGTATGAACAGTTTTCTTATGTTAAGGAAGCTTTATTAAATACATCTAAAATAGCCGATGAATGTAATTTTGAATATAAGTTTCATGAGTCAAAGCTCCCTAATTTTCCTCTTCCAGAGGGTGAGGACCACTACGAATACTTAAAAAAGTTATGCTATGAAGGTTTAAATGAAAGATATAACCCAATTACAGATACCATTAAGGAAAGACTTGAGTATGAACTTGGAATAATAAAAGAAATGGGGTATGTAGACTATTTTTTGATAGTTTGGGATTTTATTAAGTTTGCAAGAGAAAATGGTGTGCCAACAGGACCAGGCAGGGGGTCAGCGGCAGGATCAATTGTAGCATATACACTTGGAATAACCAAAATTGACCCAATTAAGTACAGTCTGATTTTTGAAAGATTTCTAAACCCAGATAGAGTTTCCATGCCTGATATAGATAGTGATTTTTGTTATGAAAATCGTCAAAAGGTAATAGATTATGTTGTGGAGAAGTATGGAAAGGATTGTGTGTCCCAAATTGTAACCTTTGGAACTATGGCAGCAAGATTGTGTATAAGAGACGTTGGAAGAGCTATGAATTATTCCTACGGTGAGGTTGATAAAATAGCTAAGATGATTCCAAATGTTCTTAACATAAATATAGATAAGGCACTTGAAATGAATCCAGAACTCAAGGCTATTTATGATGACGATGATAGAATAAAGGATTTAATAGATATATCAAGAAAGCTTGAAGGACTTCCGAGACATACGTCTACTCATGCAGCTGGAGTTGTTATATCCTCTCAGCCTCTTGTAAATTATGTACCGCTTTTAAAAAATGAAGAATCCATAGTAGCTCAATTTACTATGGGAATTCTTGAAGAGCTTGGACTTCTTAAGATGGACTTTTTAGGACTAAGAACCTTAACGGTTATAAATGACACTATAAAAATGGTAAAACAAAATAGAAATATTGATATAGATATTGATGATATAGACTTTGATGATTATGGTGTTTACAAGATGATAGGTGAAGGGAAAACAGTAGGAGTATTTCAGCTAGAATCTGCTGGTATGACTAGTTTTATGAAGGAGTTAAAACCAGATAGTTTAGAGGATATAATAGCAGGAATAAGTCTCTACAGACCAGGTCCTATGAATGAAATACCAAGATATATAAGAAATAAAAATAATCCAGAAGAAATAAAATACGTTACTCCAGAACTTAAACATATTTTAGATGTCACCTATGGCTGTATAATATATCAAGAGCAGGTAATGCAAATAGTAAGAGATTTAGCAGGATATTCAATGGGAAGAAGTGACCTTGTAAGACGTGCTATGTCTAAGAAAAAGCATCATGTTATGGAAGAAGAAAGACATAATTTTATACATGGAGTTGTTGATGAAAATGGCAATGTTGAAGTGCCAGGATGTATAAAAAATGGAATTTCTGAAAAAATAGCTAATGAGATATTTGATTCAATGATGGATTTTGCAAGTTATGCTTTTAATAAATCACATGCGGCAGCCTATGCTGTTGTGGCATATGAAACTGCATACTTAATTCATTATTATCCAGCAGAATATCTTGCAGCTATGCTTAATAGTGTTATGGGTAATAGTGAAAAGGTAGCTTTTTATATAAGGTGTGCAGAAGAGCTTAAAATTCAAGTTTTACCTCCTGATATAAATGGAAGCTATTCAAGGTTTACCGTAAAGGAAGACACTATAAGATTCGGTCTTGCTGCTATTAAAAATGTAGGTTTTAATGTAATAGAGAGTATAGTAAGGGCTAGAAACGAAAAGGGAAATTTTATTTCTTTCACGGATTTTTGTAATAAAATTGATACCTCTGAGGTAAACAAAAGAGCAGTTGAGAGTATAATAAAATCAGGAGGATTTGATACTCTTGGAGTTTATAGGTCAAAGCTTCTTGCAGTTTTTGAAAAGATAATGGACGGAATTTCAGGGCAGAGAAAGAAAAATATAAAAGGTCAAATGAATTTATTTACTGACTTTGTACAAGACGATTACGAAGAAGTTGAAATTCAATATCCAGATATAAAGGAATTTGATAAAAAATACTTACTTGCCATGGAAAAAGAAATGACAGGGCTATATCTATCAGGTCATCCACTTGAAGATTATGAAGAAACTTTAAAAAATATGACTAGTATAAAAATATCAGATATAGTAGCACCTCAGTCTCTAGAAGATAATGATGGTGTAAAGCTTGATGAAAATACAGATGTTCAAGATGGTACTAGAGTTATTATAGGCGGAATTGTGACTTCTGTAACTAAAAAGGTTACAAGAAGCAATACAATGATGGCTTTTATAAAGTTAGAAGACATGTATGCAGCTATAGAAGTTGTTATATTCCCTAAAATCCTAGAAAAAAATGCCTCTTACATAAATGAAGATGAGATGGTGATAATAAAGGGTAGGATAAATAAAAGGGAAGACGAACAGCCTAAGGTAATATGTGAAGAGATATCACCTATTATAAAAAATACAGAGAAGATATATGTGCTTGTTGAAGATGATACTGCTGTTAAAACTTCATTAAAAGAAATAAGAAAAATGCTGCTTTTATATAATGGAGACACTCCAATATATATGTGCACGAAGAAGGATAGAAAGAAATTTCTTATTGATAAAGCTTTATGGGTTCAAAAGGAAGTTGAGGTAATTAAATTTTTAACGGATAAATTTGGCGAAAATAATGTAAAAGTGATATAA
- a CDS encoding Cof-type HAD-IIB family hydrolase, whose product MIKLIATDMDGTLLRSNGEFPNEFPLILDSLLNKNIMFSVASGRQYFTLKDNMAGFEDKITFIAENGAFIVKDGKELFAKTLDRDMLSKVVDDAKKVPDCKLVLCGKKSAYVLDKSSAFIEEVEKYYHKSAVVNSLDEIDDEFFKIAICDYKGSANNSNVLLSPKWGKLFQLTVSGDIWLDIGRNDVNKGTAIKFLQDKFNINENETMAFGDYYNDVSMLQSVYHSYVMENAPDGVKKHGRFIAKSNDESGVIQVIKNKVLELGA is encoded by the coding sequence ATGATAAAATTAATAGCCACAGATATGGATGGAACACTTCTAAGGAGCAACGGCGAATTCCCTAATGAATTTCCTCTTATACTAGATAGTTTATTGAATAAGAACATAATGTTTAGCGTTGCGAGTGGACGACAATATTTTACCTTAAAAGATAATATGGCTGGTTTTGAAGATAAAATTACATTTATTGCAGAAAACGGCGCCTTCATAGTTAAAGATGGAAAGGAATTGTTTGCAAAAACTTTAGATAGAGATATGTTATCTAAAGTCGTAGATGATGCAAAAAAAGTTCCTGACTGTAAATTGGTTTTATGCGGCAAAAAGAGCGCATATGTTTTGGACAAATCTTCTGCATTTATAGAAGAGGTCGAGAAGTATTATCATAAAAGTGCTGTTGTTAACAGTCTAGATGAAATTGACGATGAATTTTTTAAGATAGCAATATGTGATTATAAAGGTTCTGCAAATAATTCTAATGTACTTCTTTCTCCAAAGTGGGGCAAATTATTTCAACTCACTGTATCAGGGGATATATGGCTTGACATTGGAAGAAATGATGTAAACAAAGGAACTGCTATAAAGTTCCTTCAAGATAAATTCAACATAAATGAAAACGAAACTATGGCTTTTGGAGATTATTATAATGATGTTTCAATGCTCCAAAGTGTATATCATAGTTATGTTATGGAAAATGCTCCTGATGGAGTTAAAAAGCATGGAAGATTTATAGCAAAAAGTAATGATGAATCAGGTGTAATACAGGTAATTAAAAATAAGGTTCTCGAACTAGGTGCATAA
- a CDS encoding sugar nucleotide-binding protein, whose translation MGGSGLVGSAIINQFAGDTAFHIYATYFTNQIKYNTKGNFKLNIDDLNTLKHLLKKINPEIVISCLRGDFKKQLLTHIRAGEFLRTNGGKLYFFSTTNVFDGNLNTPHFEDDIPISQTNYGKYKIACENKLIKILDDNCCILRIPQVWGKTSKRMANLLNSLENNEEITLYPKLFINTTIDVIIAKQLYYIINHNLRGIFHLTSRDIVNYKSFYIELIKRLGFSNTKISDNFEDTGYFSILSKRTNEFPSNLSITNNYVIDYLTK comes from the coding sequence TTGGGTGGAAGCGGGCTTGTAGGTTCTGCAATAATAAATCAGTTTGCTGGTGATACTGCTTTTCATATATATGCAACATACTTTACAAACCAAATAAAATATAATACAAAGGGCAATTTTAAACTTAATATTGACGATTTAAACACTCTGAAACATCTATTAAAAAAAATCAACCCTGAAATTGTGATTTCATGTTTAAGGGGTGATTTTAAGAAACAGCTACTTACTCACATAAGGGCAGGAGAATTTTTAAGAACCAACGGCGGGAAGTTGTATTTTTTCTCCACTACAAATGTATTTGATGGAAATTTAAATACTCCACATTTTGAAGACGATATTCCAATTTCTCAAACCAATTATGGCAAATATAAAATAGCTTGTGAGAATAAACTTATAAAGATACTTGATGACAATTGTTGTATATTGAGAATTCCTCAAGTTTGGGGAAAAACTTCAAAACGAATGGCTAATCTATTAAATTCCTTAGAAAATAATGAAGAAATCACTTTATATCCAAAACTCTTTATTAATACAACTATAGATGTAATAATAGCAAAACAGCTTTATTATATAATAAATCATAATTTGAGAGGAATCTTTCATTTAACTTCAAGGGATATAGTGAACTATAAGTCTTTTTACATTGAATTAATAAAAAGGCTAGGGTTTAGTAATACCAAAATTTCAGATAACTTTGAGGATACAGGCTATTTCTCAATTTTGTCAAAACGTACTAACGAATTTCCTTCTAATTTGTCTATAACTAATAATTATGTAATAGATTATTTAACTAAATAA
- a CDS encoding Dabb family protein codes for MLTHIVFFKLHDKKDVGKVKQILESIEGNVEFARKVKVGIDVVHSKRAYDIALIVKFDSLKDMETYQVHPYHVDVVIKNTKDLIQSSVSVDFED; via the coding sequence ATGTTAACACACATTGTATTTTTTAAATTACATGACAAAAAAGACGTAGGCAAAGTAAAACAAATTTTAGAATCAATTGAGGGAAATGTAGAGTTTGCAAGAAAAGTTAAGGTTGGTATAGATGTTGTTCATTCAAAAAGAGCCTATGATATAGCACTTATAGTGAAGTTTGACTCTTTAAAGGATATGGAAACATATCAAGTACATCCATATCATGTGGATGTAGTTATTAAAAATACAAAAGATTTAATACAGAGTTCTGTTTCAGTAGATTTTGAAGATTAG
- the pyk gene encoding pyruvate kinase yields the protein MQKTKMIFTVGPASETEEIVTAFIKAGMNASRHNFSHGDHAEHGGRIALVKKVRAKLNKPVAICLDTKGPEIRTGDFNPSKLELQKGSKFTIVCGEEIVGDATKCSISYKDLYKDVKPGNTILIDDGLVGLTVEAIEGTNVICTVANTGLVGSHKGVNVPNVSIQLPAMTEKDKSDLIFGCKEEIDMVSASFIRKPEDVLAIRKVLNENGGENIQIFSKIENQEGVDNIDAIIEVSDGIMVARGDMGVEIPIQRVPLIQKMIIKKCNAVGKPVITATQMLDSMMRNPRPTRAEASDIANAIFDGTDAIMLSGESANGSYPIEAVTTMAKIAQEAENEINYDKFLAERKGNEKKNTSDVISLGTCTAAADLEASAIITATQTGSTARTVSKYRPKAPVIAVTPSEKVARKLAMSWGVHPIISDKFGSTDELISTSVDKALEAGYVQKGDLVVVAAGVPTNVSGTTNMLKVQVVE from the coding sequence ATGCAAAAAACTAAAATGATTTTTACAGTTGGACCAGCAAGTGAGACAGAGGAGATTGTAACAGCTTTCATAAAAGCTGGAATGAATGCTTCAAGACATAACTTTTCACACGGTGATCATGCAGAGCACGGTGGAAGAATAGCTTTAGTAAAAAAGGTTAGAGCAAAGCTTAATAAGCCTGTAGCTATATGCCTTGATACTAAAGGACCAGAAATAAGAACTGGAGATTTCAATCCTTCAAAGCTTGAACTTCAAAAAGGTTCAAAATTTACTATCGTTTGTGGCGAAGAAATAGTTGGAGATGCTACAAAATGTTCAATATCATATAAAGATTTATACAAAGATGTAAAACCAGGAAACACTATATTAATAGATGATGGTTTAGTTGGACTTACAGTAGAAGCTATAGAAGGAACAAATGTAATTTGTACTGTAGCAAATACAGGATTAGTTGGAAGCCATAAAGGAGTAAATGTTCCAAACGTTTCAATACAACTTCCTGCAATGACAGAAAAAGATAAGAGCGATTTAATATTCGGATGTAAAGAAGAAATAGATATGGTAAGTGCATCATTCATAAGAAAACCTGAAGATGTACTTGCAATAAGAAAAGTATTAAATGAGAATGGCGGAGAAAACATTCAAATATTCTCTAAAATTGAAAATCAAGAAGGCGTGGACAACATAGATGCTATTATAGAAGTTTCTGACGGAATAATGGTAGCTAGAGGAGATATGGGAGTTGAAATTCCTATACAAAGAGTTCCATTAATCCAAAAAATGATAATCAAAAAATGTAATGCAGTAGGAAAACCTGTTATAACAGCAACTCAAATGCTTGATTCAATGATGAGAAATCCAAGACCTACAAGAGCAGAAGCTTCAGATATAGCAAATGCTATATTTGATGGAACAGATGCTATAATGTTAAGTGGAGAAAGCGCTAATGGATCATATCCAATAGAAGCTGTAACTACAATGGCAAAAATAGCACAAGAGGCAGAAAATGAAATCAATTATGATAAATTCCTAGCAGAAAGAAAAGGAAATGAAAAGAAAAATACTTCTGATGTAATAAGTCTTGGAACTTGCACAGCAGCAGCAGACTTAGAAGCTTCAGCAATAATAACTGCAACTCAAACAGGAAGCACAGCAAGAACAGTTTCAAAATATAGACCAAAAGCACCTGTAATAGCAGTTACTCCATCTGAAAAAGTAGCAAGAAAACTTGCAATGAGCTGGGGAGTACACCCTATAATATCTGATAAATTTGGTTCAACTGATGAACTTATCTCTACTTCAGTAGATAAAGCCCTTGAAGCAGGATATGTACAAAAAGGAGATCTTGTAGTTGTAGCTGCAGGTGTACCAACAAATGTATCAGGTACTACAAACATGCTTAAAGTTCAAGTTGTTGAGTAA
- a CDS encoding dihydroorotase, with translation MIIIKNGYVIDPLTKREGKFDILIDGENVVRISQDIGIDDDIEVIDAEDCIVSPGFIDIHSHFRDPGFTEKEDIITGARAAARGGYTTVICMANTNPVVDNVETLRYIVDKAKTAKIEVLQVGTITKGMQGVELVDMEALKEAGAVGFSDDGKPIMDSRLVLEAMQKARELDVPLSFHEEDPKLVYESGINGGKVAEKLNMMGALEEAETVLTARDAALAVSSGAKTNIQHISSKISLGIIKLAKEMGANIIAEATPQHFSITEEEILNCGTNAKVNPPLRREDDRKAIVAALKDDTIQVIATDHAPHTKDEKAREFKEAPSGMIGLETALSLAVTNLVKTGDLTYRDMISKLTINPARFYNLDRGYIKEGHRADIVIFDPDEKYTVKEEEFQSKASNSPFIGKELFGKVKTTIYNGKIVYEDK, from the coding sequence ATGATAATTATAAAAAATGGGTACGTAATTGATCCTTTAACAAAACGTGAAGGCAAATTTGATATTTTAATAGATGGAGAAAATGTAGTTAGAATATCACAGGATATAGGAATTGATGATGATATAGAAGTTATTGATGCCGAGGATTGTATAGTTTCACCAGGCTTTATTGACATTCATAGCCACTTTAGAGATCCTGGTTTTACTGAAAAAGAAGATATAATTACAGGGGCAAGGGCAGCAGCTAGAGGTGGATATACAACGGTAATTTGTATGGCTAATACTAATCCGGTTGTTGATAATGTGGAAACTTTAAGATACATAGTGGATAAAGCAAAGACTGCAAAAATAGAAGTACTTCAGGTAGGAACTATAACAAAGGGAATGCAGGGAGTTGAGCTAGTAGATATGGAAGCTCTAAAGGAAGCCGGAGCTGTTGGATTTTCTGATGATGGAAAACCTATAATGGATTCAAGACTTGTACTTGAGGCAATGCAAAAAGCCAGGGAATTAGATGTTCCATTAAGTTTTCATGAAGAAGACCCTAAATTAGTATATGAAAGTGGAATAAATGGTGGAAAAGTAGCAGAAAAACTTAATATGATGGGAGCATTAGAAGAAGCTGAGACAGTTCTAACTGCTAGGGATGCTGCGCTTGCTGTATCAAGTGGTGCTAAAACTAATATACAACATATAAGTTCAAAAATATCATTAGGTATTATAAAGTTGGCAAAAGAAATGGGAGCTAACATAATAGCCGAAGCTACTCCTCAGCATTTTAGCATTACAGAAGAAGAGATACTAAATTGTGGTACTAATGCAAAAGTTAATCCACCACTTAGACGAGAAGATGATAGAAAGGCAATAGTAGCAGCTCTTAAAGACGATACTATACAGGTTATAGCAACGGATCATGCTCCTCATACTAAAGATGAAAAAGCAAGGGAATTTAAGGAGGCTCCAAGTGGAATGATAGGACTGGAAACGGCTCTTTCACTTGCGGTAACTAATCTTGTTAAAACAGGGGACTTAACTTATAGGGATATGATATCAAAGTTAACAATAAATCCCGCTAGGTTTTATAACTTAGATAGAGGATATATAAAAGAAGGTCACAGAGCGGATATTGTAATATTTGATCCCGATGAAAAGTACACTGTAAAGGAAGAGGAATTTCAATCTAAAGCATCAAATTCTCCTTTTATAGGTAAAGAGCTTTTTGGTAAGGTTAAGACCACTATATATAATGGAAAAATAGTATATGAAGATAAATAG